The Maritimibacter sp. DP1N21-5 sequence AAAGCCCAGCATCGCCGCGATCCTCTCGGCCGACAGCGCCGTGCGCTGGAGCAGGACCCGCGCTTCATGGATCGAGCGTTCGCGGATCAGACGGGCCGGGGGCTTGCCGACCATCCTCACGCAAAGGTCGTGGAGCCGGTCGTATGTGATCTCCATCTCCTCGGCATAGTGGCGTGCGGTCCAGCGGGCGCGGAAATGCGCCTCGACGAGGTTTCGGAACCTGTCGATGTCGCCCCGCCCCTGTCTCTTGCTGTCCCGTGGCAGGACGTCGCGGTCGACGCTGCGCCAGAACAGCACGAGCAGGAGGCGGATATAGGCGGAGAGCGCCACTTCGCTGCCGAACTGCGGGGTCGTCGCTTCGGACGTGATGCGCTGGAAGAGCGCGTCGAGCCTTTGGCCGAGCGAGTCGCTGCGTTCAAATGTGGCGACAAGATGCTGGGTCGCGAACATCCGCAGATCCGCGCCTTCGGCTGCGAGCCCGATGGCATCCTCGAAGATCGACGAACCGAAGAACAGGTAATAGCCGGCGCCGCCCGCCGCGATCCTGAGCCGCGTGTGTTCGTCGAGCGGACCCCAGCGCAGGGCTGGACCCGACATCTCGAACTCGCTGTCGCGGGTTTCGGCGACGGCCTGTCCGCTGTCGAGGTAGAAGACGAACCAGTCGTGGTCGGATGCGGTGGACCGGGCCGCCAGGACCCGTTCCTGCAAAGCGCATTCGATATGTCCCGCGCGGAAACGCGACAGCGGCGAATCGAACATGGTCTCCTCCAAATTCGGGTTTCACATCCATCTTACCCATTTTCTGACAATCCATGCCCATGTTTCGGCATTATTTTTGCAACGGTTCTCGGTCATGCTGATGTCATGGTCACGGCGGGACACACCGCCGGTCCAAGGGAGGAAAATGTTCGAAGCCAAGCTTCATATCCGCGCGGCGGGCGTGGAGGCGCGTGACGGCGCCTTCTTCGAACGGCTGTCGCCGGTCAGCGGCCAGCCGGTCACACGCGCCGTTGCCGCCGGTCCGCGCGACGCGCAGGATGCCGCAAGTGCCGCGGCGGCGGCCTTTCCTGTCTGGCATGCGATGCCCAATGACCAGAAGCGCACCCTTCTGGCCCGCGCCCGCGACGCTTTGGTCGCACACACGGAAGACTTCGTGGAAATCGCAGGCAAGGAGCTTGGTTCGACCCCCGACTGGGTCCGCTTCAACGTGGCCATCGCCGCCGATGTCTTCAACGAGGCGATGAAGATCCCCGATCTGGTGTCCGGCTTCGAGGAAGCGTCGGAACGCGACGGAATCCGTTCGACCGTGATCCGGGAGCCGGTCGGTGTCGTGCTGGCCATCGCGCCCTGGAACGCGCCGGTGACGCTCGCGGTGCGGGCGATCGTCTGGCCGCTGGCCTGCGGGAATACGGTGGTCTTCAAGGGCAGCGAACTTTGCCCGATGCTGCACGCCCGGATTGTCGATGTGCTCTGCGAGGCGGGTCTGCCGGAGGGTGCCCTTACCTCGGTGATCCATGCGCCCGAGATGGCCGAGCCTGTGGTCGAGGCGCTGGCCGCTCATCCTGCGGTGCGGCGGATCAATTTCACCGGTTCCACGCGCGTCGGGCGACGGGTGGCCGAGATCGGTGCCCGGTATCTGAAGCCCTGCGTGCTCGAACTGTCGGGCAAGGCGTCGCTCATCGTGCTCGAGGACGCCGATATCGAAGCCGCCGCTCTGGCCGCGACCTACGGTGCCTACTTCAACCAGGGCCAGATCTGCATGGCGACCGAACGGCTGGTGGTGGTCGAAGACATCGCCGACCGTTTCGTGACGGCGATGGAGGCACAGTGCGCCAATCTGCTCGCCAGGCGAAATCGCGCCAAGGTCGGTGACCTGATCAGCGCGGATGCGGCCCGTCGGGTCGGGCGGCTGATCGAGGATGCGCTCGCCCGGGGCGCCACGCTCGTCGTCGGGGGCGAGGTGTCCGGGGCCTATGTGCAGCCGACCTTGCTCGACTGGGTGACGCCGGACATGCAGATCTATGCCGAGGAAAGCTTCGGTCCCGTGGCCGCGATCATCCGCGCGAGGGACGAAGCCGAGGCGGTGTCGATCGCGAACGACACGCAATACGGGCTGGTCGCCTCGGTCTTCACCGCAGACGAAACGCGCGGGCGGAGCATCGCGCGCAGGCTCGAAACCGGCGTCTGCCACATCAACGGACCAACGGTCTATGACGACCCCTCGCAACCATACGGCGGGGTCAAGGCCTCCGGCTACGGCCGGTTCGGCGGAACCTCCGCCATTCAGGAATTCACCGAGCTCCGGTGGATCACCGTCCAGGAGCCAAGAACCGATTACCCATTCTGGACGTAATCAAAACGCGCGCGCCGCGCGATCTCAGGGAGGAGACACATGAAACGGAGAACATTCTTCAAGGTGACGACGACACTGGCCGCGACGCTGGTGGCGGGCACCGTATTCGCTCAGGAAAACATCATCGTTGGGGCGGTGGCGCCCAAGACCGGCCCACTCGCGGGCGGGGCCGCCGTGACCCATTGGCCGAACATCGCGCTTTGGGTCGAAGAGGTGAACGCGCGCGGCGGTCTGAACGTCGGCGGCGAGCAGCGGATGCTCGAGGTCATCGAGTATGATGACCAGACCAACCCGGCCGAGACGATCAAGGCGGTTCAGCGTCTCGCCACGCAGGACAATGCCGACATCATCCTCGCGCCCTATTCCACGGGCCTCAACATCGCCGCCGCGCCGATCTTTGACCGGCTCGGGTTTCCGCAGATCACCTCGTCGGCAGCGACCGACCAGATCGGCGAACTGTCGGGGCAGTTCGGCGACATGTTCTTCCTCCTGGGCCGGTCGACCGACCTTGCCGAGGATGCGGTCGAGGTGCTGTCGGACCTGCGCGAGGCGGGCGAGATCGGAAACCGGGTGGCCATGGTCAACGTCGCCGATGCCTTCGGGATCGAGCTGATGGCCGTGGGCAGGCCCGCGCTTGAAGCCGCCGGGTTCGAACTGGTCTATGAGACGTCCTATCCGCTGGGCACGCAGGACCTGTCGCCGGTGATGAAGGCGGTGAAAGCGGCGGAACCCGACGCCTTTGTTGCCTGGTCCTATCCGCCGGACACCTTCGGCCTCACCGAACAGGCGATGATCGAGGAGTTGAACGTGAAGGCGTTCTACACCGCCGTCGCGACCGCCTTTCCGTCCTATGCCGGGCGCTTTGGCGCGGCCGCCGAGGGCGTGATGGGCATCGGGGGCGTGAACACGGCGTCGCCCGAGTTTCAGGACTATGCCGCGCGACTGGAGGCAGCGACCGGGTCCAAGCCCGACTACTGGGCCTCGGGCATGATGTATGCCTCGCTCCAGATCCTCGAGGAAGCGATCGAAACCACCGGCACGCTCGACATGGCCGAGGTGACCCAGTTCATCAAGGACAACAGCTTCGAGACCGTGATGGGCACGATCGACTTCGACGACCAGAACTCCAACACCGCCTATTGGACCGTGGGCCAATGGCAGGGTGGCGAGTTCAAGGGGATCAAGGAAACGGGCCGTGAAGGCGCCGTCGCGCCGGTCATCAAGTCCGGCTGGGAATAACCACTCACGACACTGGCGGGTCCGGCGCATGCCGGGCCTGCTCCCTCATCCGGAGACCTCATGGACATTCTCATCACAGGCGTGATCCTCGGCGGCACCTATGCGCTCATCGCGCTGGGGCTGAACCTGCAATACGGCGTATCGCGCATCATGAACCTCGCCAATGGCGAGATGCTCGTGATCGGCGCATTTGCCGCCTTCACCCTGTTCACCGTGGGACAGGTGAGCCCGCTTCTCACGATCTTCCTCGTGGCGCCGCTGGCCTATGTTCTGAACTGGCTGATCTATCGCATCATGCTGCGGCCACTCGTGAACCGTGCCAAGAACCGTGGGATGTTGGAGGTCGATGCGATCCTCACCACCTTCGGCCTGTCCTTCGTGATGGTCGGCATCATGATCTGGGCCTTCGGCGGCGACTACTTCAGCTATTCCTACCTCGCACGACCCATCACGGTCTTCGGGGACAACTACGGTCTCAACCGGGTGGTGGCCTTCGTCTGTGCCGCCATCCTTTGCGCCGCGCTCTTTCTCTGGCTCAACGTCTCGCGCGCCGGCATGGCGATCCGCGCCGTCGCGGTGTCGCCCGAAAACGCCCGCCTCGTGGGGATCGACGTCCCGAAACTCTCGGCCCGCGCCTTCGCGTTGGGCGGGGCGGTCACAGCGGTTGGCGGCGCGGTGATCTCGACCTTCCTGACGCTCGACGCCTCGACCGGGGTCATGTTCACGATGAAGGCGCTCATCATCGTCATCATGGGCGGCGTGGGCGACGTGCGCGGCACGATCCTCGCCGCCTTGGTCCTTGGCGTCGGCGAGACCTTTGTCGCCTCGGTCATCGACCCGGGCCTTACGCTCGTCGCGGCCTATGCGCTCTTCATCCTGATCCTGCTCTTCCGCCCGCAGGGCTTCTTCGGGAGGAAGCCGACATGACGCAGGGTGACTGGAAAAACCTTGGCTGGGGGGCTGCGCTCCTGATCGTGGCGGCGCTTCTGCCGCTGACGGGCGACGGCTACCTGATCTCGCTCGGGGTCTCGATCGCGATGTATACGGTGCTCGCGACAAGCTGGGCGCTGTTCTCCGGCCCGACGCATTACATCTCGCTCGCGACAGCCGCCTTCTTCGGGATCGGCACCTATGTCATGGGGTCGGGGATCGGGTATCTGCCTTACTGGGTGCTCCTGCCCATCGCGGGGCTGATCGGAGGGGTGATCGCCGCGCTTGTCGGTCTCGCCACGCTGCGGCTCTCGGGCGTCTATTTCGTGATCTTCACGCTGGGTCTGGCCGAGATGACACGGCAGGCGGTGACCTGGTATCAGAACCAGACTGGGCACAAGGGCACCTATGTGCTCACCGACCTGACCGATCCCGACATCTACTGGCAGCTTCTGGGCCTCGCCGCGCTCGTGTTCCTGCTGGGCTGGGCCATCGGACGGTCCCGGTTGGGCTTTGCCCTGCGGATCATCGGGGACGATGAGGACGTGGCGCGCCACGTCGGCATCAACACGGCACTCTCAAAGATCGCGCTCTTCGTGGTCTCGGGCGCGACGGCGGCCATCGTGGGGGCGATGATCGCGCCGCGTTACATCTATATCGAGCCGTCGACCGCCTTTACCCCCATGCTGTCTTTCCAGGTGGTGATCATGGCGCTTCTTGGCGGCACCGGGCGGCTCTGGGGACCGCTCGTCGGCGTCATTCCCTTCACGCTTCTGTGGGAGGCGATCTCGTCGTCCTTCCCGAACCAGACCACGCTGCTTCTGGGCCTCAGCTTCCTCGCAATCGTCTATCTGCTCCCCGGTGGCTTCGTCGGTCTTTACGACCGGCTCCGGGGGCGCGCGGTCAAACGGAGTGCCTTGGCATGACGGCGGCAACGGTCATATCCCTGCGCGGTGCGACGAAACAGTTCGGCGGTCTCGTCGCGGTCGACAACGTCAGCTTCGACGTGCGCGAACACGATGTGCTGGGTCTGATCGGTCCCAACGGGTCCGGCAAGTCCACGACGCTCAACCTGATTTCCGGCGCCTTGCCCGCAACGGAGGGCGAGATTTCCCTGCGCGGCGGCACGATCAGCGGACTGCCCGCGCGCGACATCGCGCGCAAGGGCGTGTCGCGCACGTTCCAGCTTGTTCGGCTCCTGCCCTCGATGAACGTGCTGGAGAACGTCATGGCGGGCGGCGTCTTCGGCCATCGCCGCCGCTGGGGTCCGTCGGCCGAACGCCACGCGATGCAGGTTCTGGAAAAGATCGGCATGGCGGATAAGGCCAAGGCCCATATCGGACAACTGACCTATATCGACACCAAGCGCGTGGAGCTTGCCCGCGCACTTTGCGGCGAGCCGGAGGTGCTCTTGCTCGACGAATGGCTCGCCGGTCTCAACCCGACGGAGCTTGCCGAAGGGATCGACCTCATCCACCGACTGCGCGAAGAGGGGCGCACGATCATTCTCGTTGAACATGTCATGGATGCGATCCGGTCGCTCTGCGACAATTGCGTGGTCATGTCCTCGGGCAAGAAGATCGCGCAGGGCTCGACCGACGAGGTCCTGTCCGATCCCGAAGTCATCCGCGCCTACCTGGGGGACGACGATGCTTGAGGTGAAGGGTCTTTCTGCCGCCTATGGCCAGCATCCGGCGCTGAAGAATGCCTCGGTGCGCGTCGGCAAAGGCGAGATCGTCGTCATTCTCGGCGCGAACGGAGCCGGAAAATCGACGCTTCTGAAAGCGATCAGCGGCATCTGCGAGGGCAAGGTCACGGGATCGGTCCGGATGAACGGGCACGAGCTTGTCGGGATGAAGCCCGACCGGATCGTGGAAGAGGGCATTGCGCTGGTGCCCGAGGGCCGGGGGATCTTTGGCGACCTGACGGTGGAAGAAAACCTGATGCTCGGTGCCTATTCCGACCGCGCGAAGGATGCCGAGCGCACGAACCTCGATCGTGTCTATGCGCTGTTCCCGAAGCTCCTGGAAAGGCGCAAGCAGGTGGCGCGCACCATGTCGGGGGGCGAACAGCAGATGGTCGCCATCGGCCGGGCCATGATGTCGAACCCGGCGATCCTGACGCTCGATGAACCCTCGCTCGGGCTGTCGCCGCTGCTGTCGAAGGAGCTGTTCCAAAGCCTCAAGGCGGTGCGCGACACCGGCATCGGTATCCTGCTGGTCGAACAGAACGCCAAGGCGTCGCTCGCCATCGCGGATCGGGGATACCTTCTGGAAAACACCGAGGTCATTCACGAGGATACGGGCGCCAACCTCGCCCGCGATCCCGCGGTGCAGAAGGCCTATCTTGGGGGTGCCGGGGCGAAGAACGGAGCGACGAGGGGCAGGGCGGAGGCCCCGACGACCGGCCCTGTCGCGGCACCCACGACACCGCGCCCGGCGAAAGGCCCCTCGCCCTCGGACATCGCCGCGCAGGCGATGCAGCGGCTCGCGCCGCAGCGCCCGGCAACCCCGGCCCCGGTTCCCGAGCAAATGTCCCGTCCCGCGCCGGCTCCGGCGCCGCGCGCACCGGCACCATCGCCGGCCCCGGCAAGGCCGGCGAACATCGACACG is a genomic window containing:
- a CDS encoding amino acid ABC transporter substrate-binding protein; this encodes MKRRTFFKVTTTLAATLVAGTVFAQENIIVGAVAPKTGPLAGGAAVTHWPNIALWVEEVNARGGLNVGGEQRMLEVIEYDDQTNPAETIKAVQRLATQDNADIILAPYSTGLNIAAAPIFDRLGFPQITSSAATDQIGELSGQFGDMFFLLGRSTDLAEDAVEVLSDLREAGEIGNRVAMVNVADAFGIELMAVGRPALEAAGFELVYETSYPLGTQDLSPVMKAVKAAEPDAFVAWSYPPDTFGLTEQAMIEELNVKAFYTAVATAFPSYAGRFGAAAEGVMGIGGVNTASPEFQDYAARLEAATGSKPDYWASGMMYASLQILEEAIETTGTLDMAEVTQFIKDNSFETVMGTIDFDDQNSNTAYWTVGQWQGGEFKGIKETGREGAVAPVIKSGWE
- a CDS encoding branched-chain amino acid ABC transporter permease yields the protein MDILITGVILGGTYALIALGLNLQYGVSRIMNLANGEMLVIGAFAAFTLFTVGQVSPLLTIFLVAPLAYVLNWLIYRIMLRPLVNRAKNRGMLEVDAILTTFGLSFVMVGIMIWAFGGDYFSYSYLARPITVFGDNYGLNRVVAFVCAAILCAALFLWLNVSRAGMAIRAVAVSPENARLVGIDVPKLSARAFALGGAVTAVGGAVISTFLTLDASTGVMFTMKALIIVIMGGVGDVRGTILAALVLGVGETFVASVIDPGLTLVAAYALFILILLFRPQGFFGRKPT
- a CDS encoding AraC family transcriptional regulator, producing the protein MFDSPLSRFRAGHIECALQERVLAARSTASDHDWFVFYLDSGQAVAETRDSEFEMSGPALRWGPLDEHTRLRIAAGGAGYYLFFGSSIFEDAIGLAAEGADLRMFATQHLVATFERSDSLGQRLDALFQRITSEATTPQFGSEVALSAYIRLLLVLFWRSVDRDVLPRDSKRQGRGDIDRFRNLVEAHFRARWTARHYAEEMEITYDRLHDLCVRMVGKPPARLIRERSIHEARVLLQRTALSAERIAAMLGFSSASQFNHFFKSMTGETPGAFRRRGPVQSDTGTDRTIRFADWP
- a CDS encoding branched-chain amino acid ABC transporter permease: MTQGDWKNLGWGAALLIVAALLPLTGDGYLISLGVSIAMYTVLATSWALFSGPTHYISLATAAFFGIGTYVMGSGIGYLPYWVLLPIAGLIGGVIAALVGLATLRLSGVYFVIFTLGLAEMTRQAVTWYQNQTGHKGTYVLTDLTDPDIYWQLLGLAALVFLLGWAIGRSRLGFALRIIGDDEDVARHVGINTALSKIALFVVSGATAAIVGAMIAPRYIYIEPSTAFTPMLSFQVVIMALLGGTGRLWGPLVGVIPFTLLWEAISSSFPNQTTLLLGLSFLAIVYLLPGGFVGLYDRLRGRAVKRSALA
- a CDS encoding aldehyde dehydrogenase, producing MFEAKLHIRAAGVEARDGAFFERLSPVSGQPVTRAVAAGPRDAQDAASAAAAAFPVWHAMPNDQKRTLLARARDALVAHTEDFVEIAGKELGSTPDWVRFNVAIAADVFNEAMKIPDLVSGFEEASERDGIRSTVIREPVGVVLAIAPWNAPVTLAVRAIVWPLACGNTVVFKGSELCPMLHARIVDVLCEAGLPEGALTSVIHAPEMAEPVVEALAAHPAVRRINFTGSTRVGRRVAEIGARYLKPCVLELSGKASLIVLEDADIEAAALAATYGAYFNQGQICMATERLVVVEDIADRFVTAMEAQCANLLARRNRAKVGDLISADAARRVGRLIEDALARGATLVVGGEVSGAYVQPTLLDWVTPDMQIYAEESFGPVAAIIRARDEAEAVSIANDTQYGLVASVFTADETRGRSIARRLETGVCHINGPTVYDDPSQPYGGVKASGYGRFGGTSAIQEFTELRWITVQEPRTDYPFWT
- a CDS encoding ABC transporter ATP-binding protein encodes the protein MLEVKGLSAAYGQHPALKNASVRVGKGEIVVILGANGAGKSTLLKAISGICEGKVTGSVRMNGHELVGMKPDRIVEEGIALVPEGRGIFGDLTVEENLMLGAYSDRAKDAERTNLDRVYALFPKLLERRKQVARTMSGGEQQMVAIGRAMMSNPAILTLDEPSLGLSPLLSKELFQSLKAVRDTGIGILLVEQNAKASLAIADRGYLLENTEVIHEDTGANLARDPAVQKAYLGGAGAKNGATRGRAEAPTTGPVAAPTTPRPAKGPSPSDIAAQAMQRLAPQRPATPAPVPEQMSRPAPAPAPRAPAPSPAPARPANIDTASYVSKAAGQSSRRGEPSVAPPRPGPMPEPPKPARNQPVRSQPARTMPDLTSHGDRLREVLNEIETAAARARDRSRTRPGRKP
- a CDS encoding ABC transporter ATP-binding protein, with amino-acid sequence MTAATVISLRGATKQFGGLVAVDNVSFDVREHDVLGLIGPNGSGKSTTLNLISGALPATEGEISLRGGTISGLPARDIARKGVSRTFQLVRLLPSMNVLENVMAGGVFGHRRRWGPSAERHAMQVLEKIGMADKAKAHIGQLTYIDTKRVELARALCGEPEVLLLDEWLAGLNPTELAEGIDLIHRLREEGRTIILVEHVMDAIRSLCDNCVVMSSGKKIAQGSTDEVLSDPEVIRAYLGDDDA